From Phaeodactylum tricornutum CCAP 1055/1 chromosome 11, complete sequence, one genomic window encodes:
- a CDS encoding predicted protein, with the protein MVPATRQMTTEAVFAHILDNIPLLSREHPICLSFQQQGYESAIDILSIFENELETLGYISPTAVNGVENDNKYWDNFYQSFVVTAVSHNIEKVLDPTYAPTEPSERALFEEQKKFVYSALEHRLQTDMGKNLVQEHSFDFDAQEVFRKVVKHYTESASAKISSATMLGYLTTAKYGSLWTGTAEGLILHWKNHLRIYHNTVPTAEQLPKQLCLSLLENAVHDVPELRQVKITATLDLAKGGNPIITDSSILTQCIVDTKRE; encoded by the exons ATGGTACCTGCCACCCGGCAAATGACAACCGAAGCTGTCTTCGCTCACATCCTGGACAACATCCCTTTGTTATCCCGAGAGCATCCCATTTGTCTCAGTTTCCAGCAACAAGGTTACGAGTCCGCCATCGACATTCTATCCATCTTTGAGAATGAACTTGAAACCCTTGGGTACATTTCCCCCACGGCTGTCAATGGTGTCGAGAAT GACAACAAGTACTGGGATAATTTCTATCAATCTTTTGTGGTCACCGCCGTATCGCACAACATTGAGAAGGTCCTTGATCCCACGTATGCCCCTACGGAACCATCTGAAAGGGCCCTCTTCGAGGAGCAGAAAAAGTTTGTGTATTCTGCTTTAGAACATAGGTTACAGACAGACATGGGCAAAAACCTTGTTCAGGAGCATAGTTTCGACTTCGATGCGCAAGAAGTATTTCGTAAAGTCGTTAAACATTATACGGAATCAGCAAGTGCAAAGATCAGTTCAGCTACTATGCTGGGGTACCTCACCACAGCAAAGTATGGATCCTTGTGGACAGGTACAGCTGAAGGGCTTATCCTCCATTGGAAGAACCACCTCCGCATATACCACAATACGGTCCCGACGGCTGAGCAACTCCCAAAGCAATTGTGTCttagtcttttggagaacGCAGTGCACGATGTCCCGGAGCTTCGACAAGTAAAAATCACAGCGACTCTCGATCTTGCAAAGGGAGGTAACCCAATTAtaacggattcttcaatactcacgcaatgtattgttgatacaaagagagagtaa
- a CDS encoding predicted protein: MGVSEKSNIRSSDRQDLPGRNSRNGNMLGDELGLVGAGTLDESITSSNVERGRNTDSTGIDTSINATQVDDGKGAVMAPHLEQQDTDEKDGAGKKKWMTFGAVGGLVATATALMLRSVRKTDDNEIAGPNVSGVDNGVSGVDNAADATQEAINQSLSNAQSVAREMALQAAQQAASSAAAATTAAAAAATASGGIFGAAIGSIAGASTGVQVGVVVAIAAVTAVSVSTGVVVSENRAEQSQPIPTTRGNCSDTFEVKDGRLAVEFADLFVESIPDDNVLLLERNFVKLYNEASDTCNELYEREMLEAKLVSWEVEVKNSLNFTKLLWEARVTCTGCFDMEPLFYYNDLPESARNLVEAIEYKNFTEKIPVSLIEFSSPFGVATATVLEADGPKQMYINTLDALTGEVVDAVTVRVLPDGLLTHVPDSKPNHCAPCFIKCSTIFCPIE, encoded by the exons ATGGGCGTCAGCGAGAAATCGAACATCCGATCTTCGGATCGTCAAGATCTGCCGGGTCGAAACTCCCGCAATGGAAATATGTTGGGAGACGAGTTAGGGCTTGTCGGCGCCGGTACTTTGGACGAGTCTATCACTTCTTCGAACGTGGAACGAGGAAGAAACACTGATTCGACTGGAATTGATACGTCAATAAATGCTACCCAAGTTGACGACGGAAAAGGAGCTGTTATGGCACCAcatttggaacaacaagatACTGATGAAAAGGATGGAGCTGGGAAAAAGAAGTGGATGACATTTGGTGCCGTCGGAGGCCTGGTCGCTACGGCAACGGCCTTGATGCTGCGAAGTGTTCGAAAAACtgatgacaacgaaattgCTGGTCCAAACGTGTCTGGCGTCGACAATGGAGTGAGTGGAGTGGATAATGCTGCAGATGCCACACAAGAGGCAATTAATCAGTCGTTGTCCAATGCACAGTCAGTTGCTCGAGAAATGGCGCTTCAGGCTGCACAACAAGCTGCATCATCAGCTGCTGCGGCAACAACAGCcgcagcggcagcggcaaccGCATCCGGTGGAATTTTTGGTGCTGCTATTGGATCTATTGCAGGCGCCTCTACTGGAGTGCAAGTTGGAGTAGTCGTTGCCATTGCCGCAGTGACTGCGGTCTCCGTTTCGACGGGTGTGGTGGTGTCAGAAAATAGAGCCGAGCAATCTCAACCGATACCAACCACGCGAGGAAACTGCAGTGATACGTTTGAAGTGAAAGATGGGCGTCTTGCGGTGGAGTTTGCGGATTTGTTTGTCGAATCAATCCCAGATGACAATGTccttcttctcgaaaggAATTTTGTCAAGCTCTACAACGAAGCTTCCGATACTTGCAATGAGCTCTACGAACGAGAAATGCTTGAAGCCAAGTTGGTTTCTTGGGAAGTAGAGGTAAAGAATTCGCTGAACTTTACGAAGCTGTTGTGGGAGGCCCGTGTGACTTGCACTGGCTGCTTTGACATGGAACCTTTGTTCTATTACAACGACTTGCCAGAAAGTGCTCGGAACCTTGTTGAGGCTATCGAATACAAAAACTTTACAGAAAAAATTCCTGTCTCGCTTATAGAATTTTCAAGTCCCTTTGGAgtagcaacagcaacagtacTGGAAGCCGACGGTCCAAAACAAATGTATATAAATACACTTGATGCGTTGACCGGAGAAGTGGTGGACGCAGTCACAGTCCGTGTGCTCCCTGATGGGTTGCTAACACA TGTTCCTGACAGCAAGCCCAACCACTGTGCCCCTTGCTTCATCAAGTGTTCCACCATCTTTTGTCCCATTGAGTGA
- a CDS encoding predicted protein, with the protein MVPGGTGVGAPDGTNEGSPEGTADGTTEGKTEGIAEREGKFEGVNDGSLEGSFDGSKEGIEDGSTEGWLVGAVEGSDEGSNDGMEDNDGALEGRADGAKDGNDEGWLEGSEDGSKEGIADGSELGALEGSDEGRDDGPDDGSLEGRADGAKDGNDEGWLEGSEDGSKEGVADGSELGALEGSDEGRDDGPDDGSLEGKADGAEDGNDEGRLEGSEDGSKEGVADGSELGALEGSDEGRDDGPDDGSLEGKADGAEDGNDEGRLEGSEDGTNDGFDDMDGTLDGNLEGTEVGIAEGIEEGDNDGSNDGIFEGTNDEGTLDGAEDGELEGTEVGTNEGSKDGIVDGIDE; encoded by the exons ATGGTTCCTGGTGGAACAGGAGTTGGTGCACCAGATGGAACCAATGAGGGCTCACCAGAAGGCACAGCCGATGGAACTACTGAAGGAAAAACAGAAGGAATAGCGGAGAGAGAAGGTAAATTTGAAGGTGTCAATGATGGAAGCCTTGAGGGCTCTTTTGATGGTTCCAAAGAAGGGATAGAAGATGGAAGCACAGAAGGTTGGCTTGTTGGTGCTGTAGAAGGTAGTGATGAAGGTTCAAATGATGGAATGGAGGACAACGACGGTGCACTTGAAGGAAGAGCGGATGGCGCCAaggatggcaatgatgagGGCTGGCTTGAGGGCTCAGAAGATGGGAGTAAGGAAGGTATTGCCGACGGAAGCGAACTTGGTGCGCTCGAGGGTTCAGATGAAGGCAGAGACGACGGACCAGATGACGGCTCACTCGAAGGAAGAGCGGATGGCGCCAaggatggcaatgatgagGGCTGGCTTGAGGGCTCAGAAGATGGGAGTAAGGAAGGTGTTGCCGACGGAAGCGAACTTGGTGCGCTCGAGGGTTCAGATGAAGGCAGAGACGACGGACCAGACGACGGCTCACTCGAGGGAAAAGCCGATGGCGCTGaggatggcaatgatgaAGGCCGGCTTGAGGGCTCAGAAGATGGGAGTAAGGAAGGTGTTGCCGACGGAAGCGAACTTGGTGCGCTCGAGGGTTCAGATGAAGGCAGAGACGACGGACCAGACGACGGCTCACTCGAGGGAAAAGCCGATGGCGCTGaggatggcaatgatgaAGGCCGGCTTGAGGGCTCAGAAGATGGAACCAATGACGGGTTTGATGATATGGATGGTACATTGGACGGTAATCTTGAAGGCACTGAAGTTGGCATTGCTGAGGGTATTGAAGAAGGTGACAATGATGGGTCAAATGACGGCATATTTGAGGGTACAAATGACG AGGGCACTCTAGACGGGGCTGAAGATGGTGAACTTGAAGGGACAGAAGTGGGAACCAATGAGGGGAGTAAGGACGGGATTGTTGACGGTATAGATGAA